The following proteins come from a genomic window of Kwoniella bestiolae CBS 10118 chromosome 3, complete sequence:
- a CDS encoding heat shock protein 60: MNVLRSRSALPRPARLLQSATSSITKRGYASKDVVFGNDARQGMLKGVDILAKAVSATLGPKGRTVIIGQSFGGPKITKDGVSVAKAITLKDPVENLGARLVQDVASKTNDTAGDGTTTATVLARAIYSEGVKNVAAGCNPMDLRRGAQKAVDKVLEVLETNKRVITTSEEIAQVATISANGDTHVGAIIAQAMEKVGKEGVITVKEGRTIEDEIEITEGMRFDRGFLSPYLITDAKNQKVELEKPFVLLSEKKISALQDILPSLEIAAQTRRPLLIIAEDVDGEALAAIILNKLRGQLQVAAVKAPGFGDNRKSILGDIAILTGGTVFTDELDVKLDKATPDLFGSTGSVTITKEDTIILNGEGDKANIQARCEQIRGVINDATTSDYDRTKLQERLAKLGGGVAVIKVGGSSEVEVGEKKDRYDDALNATRAAVEEGIVPGGGTALLKASIQLENLNVDNFDQKLGVSMIRQAIRRPVRTIVENAGEEGSVVVGKLLSEEFSSQDKFNWGYDAATSQYRDMISAGILDPLKVVRTALVDASGVASLLTTSEACVVDAEEKNPPPGMGMGGMPGMGGMGGMM; encoded by the exons ATGAACGTCCTCCGATCCCGATCTGCTCTCCCCCGACCAGCCAGATTACTCCAATCTgctacctcctccatcaccaAGAGAGGCTACGCCTCCAAGGATGTCGTCTTCGGTAACGATGCTAGACAAGGGATGTTGAAGGGTGTTGATATCCTTGCTAAGGCTGTTAGCGCTACTCTTGGTCCCAAGGGTAGAACCGTCATCATTG GCCAATCTTTCGGTGGACCTAAAATCACCAAGGATGGTGTGTCCGTAGCTAAGGCTATCACTCTCAAAGACCCAGTGGAGAACCTTGGAGCTCG TCTCGTACAGGATGTTGCCTCCAAGACCAACGACACTGCTGGTGACGGTACCACCACCGCTACTGTCCTCGCCCGAGCTATCTACTCTGAAGGTGTGAAGAATGTCGCTGCCGGATGCAACCCTATGGATCTTAGACGAGGTGCTCAAAAGGCTGTTGACAAGGTTCTCGAAGTCCTTGAGACCAACAAGAGAGTCATCACCACTAGCGAGGAGATTGCCCAA GTCGCTACCATCTCAGCCAACGGTGACACCCACGTCGGAGCCATCATCGCCCAAGCTATGGAGAAAGTAGGCAAAGAAGGTGTCATCACCGTCAAGGAGGGACGAAcgatcgaagatgagattgagatcACCGAGGGTATGAGATTCGACCGAGGATTCCTCTCACCATACCTCATCACCGATGCCAAGAACCAGAAAGTCGAACTTGAGAAACCCTTCGTCCTCCTTTccgagaagaagatctcaGCTCTCCAAGATATCTTGCCATCTTTGGAAATCGCCGCTCAAACCAGACGACCATTATTGATCATCgctgaggatgttgatggagaagctTTGGCAGCTATCATCTTGAACAAGCTTAGAGGTCAACTCCAAGTCGCCGCTGTAAAGGCACCAGGTTTCGGTGACAACAGGAAATCCATCTTGGGTGATATTGCCATCCTGACTGGCGGTACCGTCTTCACCGATGAGCTGGACGTCAAGTTAGATAAAGCTACTCCCGATCTTTTCGGTTCAACCGGTTCAGTCACCATCACCAAGGAGGATACTATCATCTTGAACGGTGAAGGTGATAAAGCCAACATTCAAGCTCGATGTGAGCAGATTAGAGGTGTCATCAACGATGCTACTACCAGCGACTACGACAGAACCAAACTCCAAGAACGATTGGCCAAGTTGGGTGGCGGTGTTGCCGTCATCAAGGTTGGTGGTTCGTCTGAAGTTGAGGtcggagagaagaaggatcgatATGATGATGCTCTGAACGCTACTCGAGCGGCTGTGGAGGAAGGTATCGTACCAGGTGGAGGTACCGCTCTTTTG AAAGCATCCATCCAACTTGAGAACCTCAACGTAGACAACTTCGACCAAAAGCTCGGTGTCTCAATGATCCGACAAGCGATCCGACGACCCGTCCGAACGATCGTCGAAAACGCCGGCGAAGAAGGTTCAGTAGTAGTTGGTAAACTCTTATCTGAGGAATTCTCATCGCAAGACAAATTCAACTGGGGATACGATGCCGCCACCTCCCAGTACAGAGATATGATCTCTGCTGGtatccttgatcctctcaAGGTGGTCAGGACAGCTTTGGTCGATGCCTCCGGTGTGGCCAGTTTGTTGACTACTTCTGAGGCTTGTGTGGTTGATGCGGAGGAGAAGAACCCTCCTCCTggtatgggaatgggaggtaTGCCAGGCATGGGGGGAATGGGTGGAATGATGTAA